One genomic region from Gossypium hirsutum isolate 1008001.06 chromosome D13, Gossypium_hirsutum_v2.1, whole genome shotgun sequence encodes:
- the LOC107919670 gene encoding uncharacterized protein: MEKETEKICTRCKKSYTASSNDSSSCRFHPSFFVCRRHDDQNRYYELKPDDPPYAAKFYDCCGAEDPEALGCTTSFHVSYDDD, translated from the exons atggaaaaagaaacagaaaagatATGTACGAGATGCAAGAAGAGCTACACTGCATCGTCAAATGATTCTTCTTCTTGCCGTTTTCATCCTTCTTTCTTTGTTTGTCGTCGTCATGACGACCAAAACAG GTACTATGAACTGAAACCTGATGATCCGCCATATGCTGCCAAGTTCTACGACTGCTGTGGGGCTGAGGACCCTGAGGCTTTAGGCTGTACCACCAGTTTCCATGTCTCATATGATGATGATTGA